TTGACAATTACCTCACGGTCACACATTTCTTGTTTTTCACACAAGATCTGCTGGAACTGGATCCAATGACCCTCGTCATCTCCAAGGTGTGCACCCTGCGCCTCTTCTTGAAGACACTGGATGCCCTGAAGCCATGGAACATACAGTGCAGACACCAAGAAAGAAATGTGGCGTCAAGAAAAAAACTTACACCAAGAAGGGCTCCAGTTGAGGTAGTCAACCCATCCAGCAAGGATGTGTGGCACCGCCGGGTGCTCGCGGAGGGCACTGGCACCGGGCAGCAAGGTCCGAGGCTGCGGCGACGCTGCTACTGGCTAGGTGCGGGGCCGGGGTGGGGGCGTggagggtgcggcggcggcgacaggccgcggaggacgaggacgagcgcCGCTGCAGGGCACTCGCGGAGGAGATGGCCATGGCGGAGGGTGCCGGTGCCGGGCGGCGGGGTCTGAGGCCACCGCGGCGCTACTGCAgctgctcgcgctcgccgcgcatGCCGAtgatgatggcggcggcgaatccgaggccgcggcggtgtCGCCGGCGAAGGTGGGGGTCGGGGCCGGGGCGTggagggcgtggcggcggcggcaggccatGGAGGACGAGGACATGCGCCGCCGCAGGGCACTCATGGAGGAGGTGGCCTTGGCGGAGGACGCCGGCGCTCTAGGCCGCGGGgtacgaggccgcggcggccttgctgctgctgctcgcacACTCCGCCCCCGCTGACGGCTGTGCGGGGCCGACGCCGCTGGGGCGCTGGGCATCGACCGCGCGCGGGCCATGGCGCTCAAGATCGCGGCGTTCTCCTCCGTCCTCGTGTGCGGGGCGTGGCGCTAGGGTGGTTCCTACCCGTGCTGGGATGTGAAGGTAGAAGATGACAAATTTGgaggcttttttttttgcatatattcatgcctcGTGGCGTCATGTCAAGaggtatggacctaagtgacacaacTCAACAAGTTCAGAGTGCTAGATTttgattttgcgagttcgtggacctaagtggtatctcgggacaagttcgaggaccgctggtgtatttaactcataTTATAACATAGCAAATGTAAACAAGATATTTCAAGAATTATCATACCTATTCAATATTCAACTGACACTGTCACGGAAGATTACCTTCGATAACTTCAATCCAACGGCAAGTCGCCTTGCTACTTGCCTTATTGGCTTCTCAATCCAAGTTCAACCGACACTGGCACTAGCGCTTAGCAGACACACACAGGGCCACAGGGGCACACAGCAGGCGGACGTCCGCACTAGGCCTCAGCCCTGCACCCGtgactaggggtggtaatgggccatggcatTAGTGACCTCTTCACATCCCAGTAAgacccttaaaatttttagttcaaaattacaTAAGATTAAAGCCCGGCCTTTTCAGAGCccggcccttagattttctagttcaaaatattgagccatttaccacccctacccgTGACCCACCGGCCACCGCAGCAGCGGCCAGGGCGCAGGCGGCCTGCAGGGCGACAGGGCGGAGGGCCAGGCCACGCCCACGCGAGCGCCGAGCGGGAGCCGGGAGGGGATGCCTCGGTGGCGGGCACTGCTGCCTCGATCGCCTGGACGGAACCGGAAGTGCAGCGGTCGCTCGATCGTGGCGACGGCGGAAGCGCAAGCGTCAGGCTGGTATATTTGGGCCGCTTGTATATTTGGGTATATTTGGGCCGCAAGCAGAAGCGCAAGTTTTCTCTTCTCTGGTATATTTGGGCCACAATTTGCATTGTATTGGACCAAAATATAGCTAAAATAAAGTCttctatataaatataaatagtaCATTTATTGTATTTTGGGGGCCTGTGCGATCGCACGGGCCAAAAAACGGGCCTGCTTCACAGATGATTTGCTCAAATATTTGTCCACAAGCATGACTTAATTCTAAAAGTAATAGAGGGATAGGGAAATGGGAACATCAACTACCTTCACAGATGTACAATAACCCCATCCACCATTAGCAACATTCATATAACATTCAGTGCTGAAAACTAGGAGAAGGGTAACTATGAACTGATGAAGCCCTGACCCTCTCATCCTCTTCTGAACTCAAGAGATTTCCTGTGTACACAGCAACTGAATCAAGACGTTTCATATCCAGTTGGGCAAAAGTGCTGGTTCCTGGGTCCTGTAGGTGCTAGATAAAGGACCAACCTCCCATCATCTAACACCAACAATGGCTTAAGACGATGGTACTCATCTGCTGATCTCAAGTTTAACGATTC
This portion of the Panicum virgatum strain AP13 chromosome 2N, P.virgatum_v5, whole genome shotgun sequence genome encodes:
- the LOC120662361 gene encoding translation initiation factor IF-2-like; the protein is MARARSMPSAPAASAPHSRQRGRSVRAAAARPPRPRTPRPRAPASSAKATSSMSALRRRMSSSSMACRRRHALHAPAPTPTFAGDTAAASDSPPPSSSACAASASSCSSAAVASDPAARHRHPPPWPSPPRVPCSGARPRPPRPVAAAAPSTPPPRPRT